The genomic window AGGATTTTTGCCTTTCACACACCAAAAGAGCTTTTAGATAAACTTAGCTCCACTTCTTTGCGTGATAGAATCCAACACCTCCCAGCACTAAGCAGCCAAGATTCTAAAAAGCTAAGAGATTGTCAAAAAGACGCGATAGAGGGCTTAGAAAAATCTTTGAAACAAAACAAACAAAGAGCCTTAATCCAAATGGCAACAGGTGCGGGCAAAACCTTTACCGCTTGTAATTTTGCGTATCGTCTGCTAAGCATAGCAAAAGCAAAGCGCATTTTGTTTCTTGTGGATAGAAACAATCTTGGCAAACAAGCAAAAAAAGAATTTGATAATTTCAGCCCAAGCGCAGACAAGCGGCATTTTAGCGAGATTTATAATGTGGTGCATTTAGAGACAAATCACATTCCCACAGAATCCAAAGTCGTGATTACGACAATTCAGCGGCTGTATTCTATCTTGCGTGGAGAGAGTGAGTTTGATAGCGCAGAGGAGGAACACTCCGCCTTTGAAAATGAGGATAAAGAAACAAAAGAAGTTGCCTATAATCCCCAAATTGGCATTGATACCTTTGATTTTATCATCATTGATGAATGCCACCGCAGCATTTATGGGCTATGGCGACAGGTGCTAGAGTATTTTGACGCGTTTCTTATCGGGCTTAGTGCGACACCCTCTAAACACACTCTAGGCTTTTTCGCTCAAAATATTGTGGCGCAATATGATTTAGAAAAATCCATTCTTGATAAAGTCAATGTGGGCTATGAAATCTTTAGGATTAAAACGCGCATTAGCGAGCAAGGAAGTATTATTGAAGCAAATGCGGAATTTCAAGTGCCATTCCGCGATAAAGACACGCGAAAAATCGGCTATGAGAGCTTAGAGGAGGATTTAGAATATTCCAAAGCAGATTTAGACCGCTCTGTGCTTGCTCCTAGCCAAATCCGCACGATTTTAGAGACTTATAGAGACAAAGTCTTTGACCTACTTTTTCCCGAACGTGAGCGAAGCTTCTTGGCCAAAACTTTGATTTTTGCCAAAGATGATAATCACGCAGAGGAAATCGTGCGCCTTGCGCGAGAAGTGTTTAACGCAGACAATGAGTTTGCGCAAAAAATCACCTATAATATCGGCAATCAAAACCCACACGAGCTTATCAATGCCTTTAGGCATTCCAAAAAGTTTAGAATTGCGGTTACGGTGGATATGATAGCCACAGGCACAGACATTAAGCCCTTAGAAGTGCTGATTTTTATGCGTGATGTCAAATCGGCGAGTTATTATGCGCAAATGGTTGGGCGCGGGGTGCGGAGTATCCATAATGACGATTTAAGGGCGGTTACGCCAAATGCGGACTGCAAGACGCGTTTTTATGTGATTGACGCGGTGGGTGTGAGTGAAAGCCAAAAGATTGATTCGCGCCCCTTAGAGCGCAAGAAACGCTTAAGTCTAAAGGAGATTTTGCAACTTGTGCGCGAGAGTGTGGCAAAAGGTGAGTATGACAAAGACACGCTTTTAAGCCTTGCTTCAAGGCTTACGCGTTTAGAGCTAAAGTTAAGTGATGAGGACAATACGAGTTTGCAAGAACTTAATTTTGACAAAAGCCTTTGCACACTTGCAAAAGAGATTTTAGAATTTGCGGATTCCTTACAAGCGTTAGAGAGGGCAGAGATAGCGCACAACCCGCTAGAGATTTTCACAAATGACACATTTTGCAAATTGCTTTTAGAGTTGGCAAAAAAGAGCAAAATCTATATTGATGAAATCTCGCAAGATTCTGTGCTTAGTGCAGAATTTGACACGCAAAAGGCGCAGAATCTCATCGCGCAATTTAATGAATTTATTTTACAGCATAAAGATGAAATCACCGCCCTAAGCATTATCTATGCGCAAAATTACAAAAACCGCCACCTAACTTATGAGGTAATTAAGGAGTTAGCGCATAAGCTTAAGCAGGATTCTATGGATATTCCAAGCTTATGGAATGCGTATAAACTGCGCGATAAGGGCAAAGTGAGTAAGAATCCTAGCAAAAACCTAACCAACCTCATCTCCCTTGTGCGTTATGCGCTCAAAATGGATAATGAACTGCAAGATTTTGCGATTGGGGCGAATGCGCGTTATAATCTGTGGCGTGGGCGATGTAAGAAAAAGGGCATTGCATTTAGCCCCGAGCAAGAGGCATTCTTGGAGCTTATCAAAGAATACATTATCGCAAATGGCTGTGCAGAAGTCAAAGATATTCAAGAGATTTGCGCGGACTTAGGCGGGATTTATAGAGCAAAAGCGATTTTTAACGATTCTTTGCCTAGTCTTGTGGAGGAGCTAAGTTTGGCATTGGTGGGGTAGGGTTAAGTAAAAAGAGATATAATTCATTCATTTTATTGAGGTGGTGGAGTGGTGGAAAGAAGGCTAATTAACAAAATACAAAGAGTAATGGGCTATGGAATGACTTGCCCGTTGCATATTGTTGCAGATGATGGAAAAGATTATATTTTAAAGACAAGAATAAAAACTTTTGATTCAAATGATGAGCCTTTCACTTCCTCTAAAGAGCTTTTTGCTGAAATTTTTTCTTATCTTTACCTAAATGCTTTAAATGCCTCTTATATTCCAAAGTTTTGCCTCCTTGAAGTCAATGACGAGACACTTAGCCTAGCACAGAAATTCGCAAATAGTCAAGACGAGAGAGAAAAACAAGCTTATGAAAACCTTAAAGTTTCAAAGGGCTTGAATCTAGGTGTGGAATTTATACCTAATGCAAGTAAGTCTCTCCCCCCAAGGAACTTTACACAAGAATTTAAACGCTTAACTATTCACTATGACGCAAGATTGATGAATACAGACAGAAGCACAGAAAATCCTAATATCTTAAAAGATTCTAACGAAAAATATTGGTTGATTGATTTTGGTTTAGCATTAGATTCACTTTATCTTTTTGATGATTTAAAATCAAAAACCAAAATGTTTAATCCAAATGAAATCTATTTTGATAAATGTTGCTTTAGAGATTATCTTTTTAACGAAATAGAGAGAAAAAATATCAAGCACTTGCGTTCAAAAGTTGATAAGGTTGCGTTAAATAATATTATCCAAAATATTTGTAAGATCACGCATTTATTTGAGGCAAAATCACAGGAGAAAGAATATTTAGCACAAATCATTGCCAAAAGAGAGCAATCAAAAAGGATTTTTAATGCGTAAAATCTATACTTACAGGGTGATAAAATACTTTCCACATATAAGAAGTGATGAGTTTTTTAATGTTGGCATTTGGCTATGGGACGAGCAAGGCAATAAAAAACAAATCTATATTGATAAAAGCCAAGAGCATATCAAGCACCTTTTTAAATTCCCCTCCATTGATAAAAAAGCCTTACCTTTTTTCTTAGAAAGCATAAGGCAAGAGATGAACGCACAATCTTGGTATGATAATCATTTACGCTTTAGCGAGATAGATTCCATAGTAAGCGAACAAGATATAAATGAGGTAGCAAATATTTTATATGAGGATTATATCGGTTATAAGTTTCACATTAGAGAGCAAAAAGATAGATATGCACAAGCCAATGAAACAACAAAAATTGTCTATGAAAAGAAGTTTCAAAATAAGCTTTTATTGGAATCTTGTAATGATTTCTCTTTTTCTGTCATTAATAAAATAACAAGCAAGAAATATTATAGTAGATTTGGCAGTGTAAATGATAAGGCGGACATACAAGAATTAATGTATTTTAGCTTAAAAGACAAAAATTATACAAAAATGAATATTAGCCTTTTAGGTATTGTCTCTGCTGATGAAGAGGAGATTCAATCGTGCAAAGAGGATTTTTTGAGTCCCAATCATATTGCTTATGCTTCCTATCTTAGTGATGAAGAAAGCGAAAAATATTTTGAGAGCATTTCACAAACTGCGTAATAAAAGCAAAATGAAGCACAAAGGCAAAGCCCTTATACACAAGTGGTGGTTTTGGTAGAGAGGTTGCAAGAGTTAGCGGAGGATAAGAAAGGTTAAGCTTGGCATTGGTGGGGTAAGAAGATGAAAATGATTAAGCAAAAAAAGGTATAATTTCTGCTATGGAAAAAGAAAGATTAATCATCAAAAATTTCGGTCCCATTGTTAAGGCAGATATTGAAATCAAGCCTTTTATGGTTTTTATAGGCGAGTCTGGAAGTGGCAAAAGTGTAATTTTGAAGCTTTTATCGCTTTTTCGATGGATATACAAAAAACTCGCCCTAAAAGACTTGTCAAAGAGTGCTGGCATCACAAAAGAACCTTATAGATTCCGCATAGAGAGAATGCTTAAAGAATCTGGCTTAGAGGATTTTTGTGCTAAAGGGAGTGAAGCACATTATTATATGGGTGATTTTTGTGTTTCTATTACTCGCAATGGTAAGCCACATTTAAAAACCTCAAAACAAACTTTCAATAAAATAACCCTTGAAAAAATTTCTTTTATCACAGATGATAGATTTGCCATCCCCCTACTTGTAAATAATCAAATTCGTGGAGTATCGCCTTACCATTTAGAAAAAACCTTTGAGGATTTTGAGGAATCTTTTGAGCATTTGCAGACAAATAGAAAAGCAAAAACGAAAGTTTTTGATATTGAATTATCACTTGAAAAATATGGCATACAATATCGTTTTTTTCTTAATTTTAAAGATTCTAAAACGCAATTACACAATGCCTCATCGGGTATGAAGTCCGCTTCTATCATAGAGCTTATAGCTACCTATTTTGCTACCGATAAGGAATATATGCAAAATAAATACACTGATTTTGTCATAGATATTTTTTCAAGGTTTAAAACTAGAGATACAAGCATTTTTTTAGAGAACTTAAACAATGTTAAATTCAATAAAGAACGATTTAGTCTTTTTATAGAAGAACCAGAGCTTAGTTTGTTTCCAAACGCACAAAAACGATTGATAGAATATCTTGTTGATTTATGTTTTTATTTAAATCCCAAAAAAACCATTCAAGTAGCTTTCTCCACACATAGCCCTTATATTTTAAGCACCTTAAATTGCCTTTTACTTGCTCATCAAGTGGGCAATAAGACAAGAGTAGTTGAAAGCATAATCCCAAGCAGATTTTGGCTTGACATTAAGAGATTTGATGCCTTTAAAATTAAAAATGGAGAGGTAAAAAGCATCATAGATAAAGAAACAAAATTGATTTTAGCTGATGAAATAGACGAAGTCTCCGAAGAAATAGGGGAAATGTTTGATAGTCTTTTAGACTTGGAGTATAAATGAGGGAAGATTTTTTAAACCATTCTAGACTATACTTAGAAAATCAAGTTTTATCCTGCGAAGAAAAGAGTAAAAAATTTCAACTAGAAACACAGCAAGCAAGATTCTATCTCATTAATATAGATGGCGAAATAGAAAACAATACTGAAGATAGAAAATGTGATTTCCTTGTTATAAAAGAAACAAGTGAGGATATTTGGATATATGTAGAGCTTAAGGGTAATAAAATCAAAGATGCTTGTGAGCAAGTTCAAGCAACCTATAACAGATACCAACCACCTAACGCTTTAAAATATATTGCTATTGTTGCCTCACGATTTCCTAAAGGCGATACAAGCATTCAAAGGCTAAAAGCTTATGCTAAAAAAATGGGTTTTAAAGAAGTTTTTTACAAGGAACGTATTTTAGAATTAGCTTATGACACAAACGATTTAAGAAATCCCATTAAGAAAACAAATTAATGCCAAGCAATCCATTTCAGAATCTCCCGCAAGGTTGGGAAATCAAAACACTCGGGGAAGTGTGTGAGATTTTGGATAATATGCGAAAGCCAATTAATGCAGATGAAAGAGGGCAAAGACTTAAGAAGGCAGAAAATAGATACCCATACTATGGTACAACAGGGCAAGTTGGTTACATTGATGATTATTTATGTGATTTTGAAGCTATTTTACTTGGTGAAGACGGCGCACCATTTTTAGAATTTATGAAAAACAAAGCTTATATAGTTAGTGGGAAATATTGGGTAAATAATCACGCACATATTTTAAAAACAAAAGAAAATATAGCAAACAATAAATTTATATGCCATTTTCTTAACATTTTAGATTATACACCCTATGTTTCAGGCACAACTAGACTAAAACTTAATCAATCATCTATGAAGCAAATCAAAATCCCTCTCCCACCCCTTGCAACCCAAAATCAAATCGTGCAGATTTTAGAATCCAAATTCACTCATTTAGACAATTTAGCGCAGTTTGTGAATGAGAGCCTAGAAAATCTCCAAAAACTCAAATCCTCACTTTTAAACCAAGCCTTTAAGGGTGAGCTGATATGTTAAGTTTCCACTTGATTTTTAACATATTTTGTTATAATGTTAAAAAATTTTATATTTTTTAACATATCAAGGCAAGGCGAATGAAAGAATTTATCCCAAATGAACTTCCATTAGAAATTCCTATAAGTGAAAATATGTATAAATTACTTGTAACTGCTTCAAGGGCTTTGAGTGAGCTAAGAGGTATAGCAAGGACAATTCCCAACCGCTTTATATTGATTAATGCATTAGTCTTACAAGAAGCAAAGGATTCTAGTGAGATAGAAAATATTATCACTACGCACGATGAATTGTTTTTATCGCAAGTTGATAAGAGTAAAATGGCAAAAGCTACTAAAGAGGTGCAAGATTATGGTAAGGCTCTACAAATAGGATTTCGGCTTATTAGTAGGGATAGGTTGTTTAGAAACTCTCATATTTTGGCGATTCAAAAACGACTTGAACGCAATGATGCGGGGTTTAGACGACAAAGTGGCACAATGCTTAAAAATCCAAGCACAGGAGAAATTAAGCATATTCCACCACAGCATTATGAGGATATAGTGCGTTTAATGAGTAATTTAGAGCAATATATAAATGATGATAGTATGCAAGACTTAGACCCGCTTATCAAAATGGCAATTATTCATTATCAATTTGAAAGCATACACCCATTTTATGATGGGAATGGGAGAAGTGGGAGGATTATTAATATCCTATATCTTGTGTATAAAGGGCTTTTGGACTTGCCTATACTCTACCTAAGTGGTTATATTGTGCGGCATAAGGCAGAATATTATGAACTTTTACAAAAAGTGCGTGATGAAAATGCGTGGGAAGAGTGGATAAGCTATATTTTAAAAGGAGTAGAATATACTTCTAAAACAACGACTACAACAATAAAAGCTATTCAAAGCCTTATGCAACATACAAAAGATTTATTAAAAAATCAAACTGAATTTTACACAAAAGATTTTTTAGAGACTTTGTTTATACACCCATACACTAGGATAGAAACGATTGCAAGTAAGCTTAATATCACAAGGCAGACCGCTTCAAAATATCTTAAAATTTGTGAGGAGCTTAAAATCATGCGATGTGTAAAAATAGGTAGGAATCATTATTATGTCAATATTGGCTTATTTGAATTGTTTAAAAAAGGAGTATGTTAAAATTCCGCTTGATTTTTAACAGAATGGGAGATTGTGTTAAAAAAATGAGAGAAAATTAACATATTGTGGAAATAGGTTGAAACTTTAAAAATAATACAAAGGGGCAAAAATGAGTGAAAAGGCGATTGTTGCAAAGGTGTGGAATTTCGCAACGATTTTGCGTGATAGTGGTGTGAGTTATACCGAGTATGTCGCGCAGTTAAGCTATTTGCTGTTTTTGAAAATGGAAAGTGAGAGGGAGAGTATCGGGGAGAGTAGCAAAATCCCTACAAGCTGCAAATGGGAGAGATTGATACGCTTAGATGGGTTGGAGCTAGAGAGTGCGTATAATGCCGCGTTAGCGCAACTTGCAAAGAGTGAGGGCGTGATAGGGCTTATCTATAATGATGCGCAAAACAAAATCAAAGAACCCGCGAATCTCAAAAAGCTTTTTGTGCTTATGGATAGTGAGACTTGGCTAGGCTTGAATGTAGATGTCAAAGGTGCGATTTATGAGGGATTACTTGCCAAAAACGCCACAGAGACAAAGGCGGGAGCGGGGCAGTATTTCACTCCTAGAGTGCTGATAGATTCTATCGTGGGGTTAATGGAGCTAAAGCCCAATATGGAGGTGTGCGACCCTGCGTGTGGGACGGGTGGATTTTTGCTAAGTGCGTATGAGGTGATGAAAGCACAGACGAAAGACAAAGAGGAGCTCAAATGCTTACGAAATGAGAGGCTTTGTGGCAAGGACATCACGCCCTTAGTGGCGTCTTTGTGCGCGATGAATCTATATCTGCACGGAATCGGGGGCGAGGGAGGCATTATAGAAATCGGGGATTCTCTAAGTGAGTTAGGCAATCGGCGGTTTGATAGGGTGCTAACCAATCCGCCCTTTGGCAAGAAGTCGGCGACTAAGATTTTAGCCGAAAATGGCAAGGTGAAAAGCCAAAAGGACGAATACAACAGAGAGGATTTTTTCGCCACGACTTCTAATAAACAGCTCAATTTCTTGCAACACATTATGAATCTTTTAAAAATCGGGGGTAAAGCGGCAGTCGTGTTACCCGATAATGTGCTGTTTGAAGCAGGAGCAGGAGAGAAAGTGCGTAAAAAGCTTTTAGAGGATTTCAATCTGCATACGATTTTGCGACTGCCCACAGGGATTTTTTACGCGCAAGGGGTGAAAGCAAATGTGCTATTTTTTGACAAAGTGGCAACAAGTGAGGATTCCACACAAAAAGTATGGGTGTATGATATGCGCACGAATATGAATCTAAGCCTTGTAACAAGTCCTTTAAGTGCAGAGCATTTAAGGGAGTTTGAAGCAAGTTTTTGTGTGGGGGCAATGGAAAATCGCAAGGAGAGTGAGCGATTTCGCTCGTTTGACATTGGGGAGATTAAGAAGCGCAACAAGATGAATTTAGATATTTTTTGGCTAAAAGATGAGAGTTTAGAGGATTTGGAGAATCTACCAAGCCCAAAAGAATTAAGCGAGGAAATCTGTATAAGTCTTAAGAATGCGCTTAGGGAAGTGGAGGGTCTAAAGGTGGTAGAAAAGAATATATGAAGCTTAAAAGAGAGGAAAACCAACACATAAGCTGCAATCAGGCAATATATCCTTTTGCGATGGATTTGAACTGCGTTTATTAGAGTGGCTTTAATTAAATATATTGTTATTTAAAAATATTTAAGCATATAAACTTGTGTATTGCTTTATATATTTATTTTTCATTTTGTTAAGAAGGTAAAATGCAATACGAATAGCTACAATCCAAAGCATAAATGCGATGGCTAGTACCAAACAATTCGGGTATGTGCTTTATTGCACCTTGAATCTCATCATCAAAACTCGCCCAACCACAATGACTAGGGAATTTTGCACTTGATTCATAAAGAGGTGTGCCGCATTGCCTACAAAGATAGCTTCCATTTTCAAAATAATCAGTATAGATTCCGCTAAAAGGTGCTTCTGTGGCTTTATGCAAAAGAACCGCGCATTCTTGTTCGTTTAATGGTGGCATTTTCATATTAATCCTTTCTTTGAGATATAAATTTTTGCAATGTTTCGTCTATATTCTTTACTTCACCTCTTGGGCTAGGATAATCTAGCTCATTCTTAAATTTTAAACTTATTTAAGTAAGGCATAATATGTTTTTTTGCATAATTCACCCTTTATTTTACAAAAAGGACAGAAATGAAAGGTAAGATTTTAGGCGCTGGTGCAATTAGTGGCGCAGACGGCAATCGTTATGATTTTGATATTGCAGATATTGAGAATCTTAATGGCAAGACACAGGAGCAGCTTGTCGGGGCTGAAGTAGATTTTGAGGTTGTAGAGGATAGCAAAAGTGCAAAGTCGATTTTTGTTACAAGCACAAATCTTTCTGTTAATCTTGATGTGAATGATATCAAGGAAAGATTTAGTGCAAATGACGCGCAAGGTGTGCGCTTCAAGTTTCTAATGGCTATTGTGCTTTATGCTGTTGGTGCTTTGTTTGCATTTATACCATTCCTTGGTTTTATCGTAACGCCTATTTGTTCGATTGCGGCGATTGTGATTTTTGTTTTAGCGACTTTGCGGCTCAATAGCCTTGCAGAAAGTAGGACTTTATTTAAGAATTTTCTTTATTCTATCGTTATCGGTATAGTCGCGTCCGTTGTAGCTGGTGCACTTGGTGGCGCTTCTTTGATTCGTGGTAGTGCAGATGATATGGGTGTGCTATTCTTTGTGGCAGTGGCGATACTTGTTGTTGGGTTTATTGCTTCGTTTGTATTCTATGCTTTCTATATGCGCGAAATGGCGTTTGTGATGCAGCAAAAATTCATTCTTTACTCATTCTGGTGCAACCTTGTTGGTGTTGTGCTTGCGGTGCTTTTTATCGGCTATATTTTGATTTTTGTTGCTTTTGTGTTGTTTGTGATAGGCGTGTATCAATTCCGTGAGGTGCGCAAACGCACAGAAAACGATGTAATACCTTGGTTCTAAGAGGCATTTGCGGTGGGCTGCCTTGAAAAGCCTATTTGCCCCTTTTATGCCTCTGTGCTTTAATGAATGATACTTGAAGTAGAGGGTGTAGGAGTGATTACCAAATCCGATTTACTTCATTCTCCTATCATAGGCTGCACGAAAACAACCGCAGGGATTCCTACTCCTTGCATTAAAGTCTCTGTTAATTATCATTGGAGCATAGAGAATGCAGCATAAAAGGCATAAAATGATATATATTGTTTCGGGCATATTTGGAATCTTAATAGTATTTTTTATGATAAAAGGTTGTTCTTATCCTACAAGTTATCGTGCCTTTATCCCTAAGGCTTTAGATTCTGAATATAAGGAATATCAAAGACTTTGTAAAGAAGAGATAGGCAAGGTATTGTATGCAAGACCTGCAGGAGAGGGGGCTAGATTGGAGGATATACGTCTTTCTTTTCCTAATTCTCTTGTGAGTGATTCTATTAGATTAAACATAGTGAGCGTTTCAGATGGAAAAAAAATTATATATATATACACACAAGCTTTTGAATATTATACAAGCTGGACAAAAAAAAGCTTTTCAATGCACAGCGACCATAAACAACGTATCCGATGCAGACCTTTTAAAGATTTGAAAGAAGAATATGATATAATAGAGAAAATAGCTCTTGAAAATAAAGAATATATAGGAGATGAAATGATTATCAAAGAAAGGCATAGAATATATCATATGGATTATGCTTCTTCTCAAAAATATATCTCACAAGTCTTTAAAGAAGCTATTAATGCAAAAAGCTCCCACTACATTGATTTGAAGGAATTCCAATGACCCACTCCTATAAATACTCTCTTGGTATTTATGCCAATGCAAATTGGGCATCTCTTGGAAGAAAGGGTAATCCTTTTATGTTAATAATGGATTACCTTTGTAGTTGATTTTCAGTTTTGGGAACTAAAATAAAAAGGAGGATATAATGAAAAAAATAAATAGATTGTTTGTTTTATTAATTCTTTCTTTTTATATTTCAAATGCAGGGGAGCAAGAAAGATTCTTGGATTCTTACAGAAAAGCCACAGAGCTTGGTTGGTTAGGATTATCCCATTGTATGGGCATAGATGATAAGAGTGAAATTGAAAAAGAACTTTATCACTTATCACTTGACCCCACTAGAGATAAAGTAAAAATAACGGATTCAAAAGCAGCTTTTAATGAATTAAAACAATATATTGATGAAGAAAAAGAATTTTATGGCATTAGCAATGAAAATATAAAATTAAGTTATAAAAATTTTAAGGGTTATATGAAAATGTTTTATTATGGCACTAGATATGGTTCAGATTACGATTTCAAGGTTGAACGCATTGTCAAAAAATACTGCAAGGAATGCAAATAATCTAAATTCTCTTAATTGTTGCATTTTAAATGAGCGTATTACTCTTATTTATGTTACTTACAATGTTTCTTAAAGCAACTTTTGGCTATGATTCCGCCAAAAATTAACAAATGCAAACCTACTTTGTCAAGGATTCTTTATGCAAGCAAATAATGTCCAAATTTTAGTGCTAGATTTTGGCTCTCAATACACACAGCTCATCGCAAGGCGACTGCGTGAATATGGCGTTTATACCGAGATTGTCCCTTACTTTGAAAAGCTAGATTCTATTAAGAGCAAAAATCCTAAAGGCATTATCCTAAGTGGAGGACCTGCAAGCGTGTATGAAAAAGACGCTTATAAGCCTGATAGTGCGATTTTCACGCTTGGGATTCCCATTCTTGGCATCTGCTATGGTATGCAGCTCATTGCCCAACATTTTGGCGGACGCGTCATCAAGGCGGACGCGCAAGAATTTGGCAAGGCGGTGCTAGAGATTATGGAATCTTCTCAAGATTCTAAAGATTCATCTTGTTTCGCATTTCAAGGTGCTTCTCAAGGCATACAAGCACCGATGACGCTCTCTTTTGATATTTTTTCTCATCGCAAGTTTCCTCAAATGCTCACAGCCCTGCTTGATTTATGGGAAGATTCTGTGCAAGCAAGCCATATTTTTTTAACTAAGCAACACATTGCAGAGATTAGACCAGAAGTCAAAGCGGCATTGCAAAGCTCCCAAAACATCATCACTGCGACAGATAAAAAGGACTTTTTGGGCTTTGTTGGTGTGGAAAAGAATAAGATTGAAATGCTTTTTGTCGCATCAAGTGCTTTTAGAAAAGGTATAGGCAAAGCACTACTCAAAGAAGCATTAGAGCGATATTTGAAAGACTATCCTTGCATTTTAGTAGATTGCAATGAGCAAAATACGCAAGGTTTGGCATTTTATAAGTCTTTAGGCTTTGAAAAAGTAGGAATGAGCGAAAAAGATTCCGCAGGGAGAGACTTCCCCATCGTGCATTTAAAGGTGAGCAAAGCGATATTAAAAAAAGCACTTGAAAGAGAAACTAGCGATTCTGTGGCAAATGCTTTTGTGTGCGAGAGTGAGCGCGTCTTTTTGCGCCCTTACACGCAGGCAGATTTTGCGGCATTGCATAAAACTGTGAGCGATAAGGAAACAATGTATGCGTGGGGGCAGGGCTTTAGCAAAAAGCAGAGCCAAGAATGGCTGGATAAGCAATTAGCGCATTATCAACAATATGGCTTTGGAATCTGGGCGATTATAGAGAAGCAAAGCGGCGCAATTATCGGCAATGCGGGGCTAAATCATACGGAGATAAGTCTAAAGGGAAAAACTCAAAAAATTGTAGAAATCGGCTATCTTTTGCACCGCAATTTTTGGGGCAAAGGCTATGGAAGCGAAGTGGCTAGAATGTGTGTAAAATATGGGTTTGAAACTCTAGGATTAGAGGAAGTGTATTGCCTCATCAAAGAGGATAATAAAGCTTCAATCAAGGTAGCAAAAATGCTTGAAATGGAGCTTATAGGGAAACACATCAAAAACTATAAGGGCAAGGAATTACCCCATTGTGTCTTTAGGCTTGAAAA from Helicobacter typhlonius includes these protein-coding regions:
- a CDS encoding peptide-methionine (R)-S-oxide reductase; this encodes MKMPPLNEQECAVLLHKATEAPFSGIYTDYFENGSYLCRQCGTPLYESSAKFPSHCGWASFDDEIQGAIKHIPELFGTSHRIYALDCSYSYCILPS
- a CDS encoding type I restriction-modification system subunit M, which translates into the protein MSEKAIVAKVWNFATILRDSGVSYTEYVAQLSYLLFLKMESERESIGESSKIPTSCKWERLIRLDGLELESAYNAALAQLAKSEGVIGLIYNDAQNKIKEPANLKKLFVLMDSETWLGLNVDVKGAIYEGLLAKNATETKAGAGQYFTPRVLIDSIVGLMELKPNMEVCDPACGTGGFLLSAYEVMKAQTKDKEELKCLRNERLCGKDITPLVASLCAMNLYLHGIGGEGGIIEIGDSLSELGNRRFDRVLTNPPFGKKSATKILAENGKVKSQKDEYNREDFFATTSNKQLNFLQHIMNLLKIGGKAAVVLPDNVLFEAGAGEKVRKKLLEDFNLHTILRLPTGIFYAQGVKANVLFFDKVATSEDSTQKVWVYDMRTNMNLSLVTSPLSAEHLREFEASFCVGAMENRKESERFRSFDIGEIKKRNKMNLDIFWLKDESLEDLENLPSPKELSEEICISLKNALREVEGLKVVEKNI